In Helicobacter sp. 12S02232-10, the following proteins share a genomic window:
- the rpsL gene encoding 30S ribosomal protein S12: MPTINQLVRKERKKVIRKTKSPALLECPQRRGVCTRVYTTTPKKPNSALRKVAKVRLTSKVEVISYIPGEGHNLQEHSIVLVRGGRVKDLPGVKYHIVRGALDTAGVAKRTVSRSKYGAKKAKAGSDKK, encoded by the coding sequence GTGCCAACCATCAATCAATTAGTTAGAAAAGAGAGAAAGAAGGTTATCAGAAAAACAAAGTCTCCTGCTTTGTTGGAATGTCCCCAAAGAAGAGGCGTATGTACGCGTGTATATACGACAACTCCAAAGAAACCTAACTCCGCTTTAAGAAAAGTCGCAAAAGTGCGTCTTACAAGCAAAGTAGAAGTTATCAGCTATATTCCAGGTGAAGGTCACAATCTTCAAGAACACTCTATCGTGTTGGTCAGAGGCGGAAGAGTAAAAGACTTACCTGGTGTGAAGTATCATATTGTCAGAGGTGCTTTAGATACTGCAGGCGTTGCAAAAAGAACGGTTTCCAGAAGTAAATATGGAGCCAAAAAAGCCAAAGCCGGCTCCGATAAAAAATAA
- the rpsG gene encoding 30S ribosomal protein S7, with product MRRRKAPAREILGDPIYNNKVVTKFINKMMYDGKKSIAEKIIYAAFGKIEEKSGEKGIEIFEKALDKVRPLVEVRSRRVGGATYQVPVEVRPVRQQSLSIRWILEATRKRNERTMIDRLANELMDAASDKGSAFKKKEDVHKMAEANKAFAHYRW from the coding sequence ATGAGAAGAAGAAAGGCTCCCGCAAGAGAAATTTTAGGCGATCCTATTTATAACAATAAAGTCGTGACCAAATTTATCAATAAAATGATGTATGATGGCAAAAAAAGCATTGCTGAAAAAATCATTTATGCCGCCTTTGGCAAGATAGAGGAAAAAAGCGGTGAAAAAGGGATAGAAATCTTTGAAAAAGCACTTGATAAGGTTAGACCTTTAGTAGAAGTCAGAAGTAGAAGAGTAGGTGGGGCGACTTATCAGGTTCCTGTAGAAGTCAGACCTGTAAGACAGCAATCTCTTTCAATTCGTTGGATACTTGAAGCGACAAGAAAAAGAAATGAAAGAACAATGATTGATCGCTTGGCAAATGAATTGATGGATGCAGCAAGCGATAAGGGAAGCGCATTTAAGAAAAAGGAAGATGTGCATAAGATGGCTGAAGCGAATAAAGCTTTTGCTCATTATCGATGGTAA
- the fusA gene encoding elongation factor G: MARKTPLDRIRNIGIAAHIDAGKTTTSERILFYTGVSHKIGEVHDGAATMDWMEQEKERGITITSAATTCFWKDHQINLIDTPGHVDFTIEVERSMRVLDGAVAVFCSVGGVQPQSETVWRQANKYGVPRMVFVNKMDRIGANFYNVESQINQRLKANPIPINIPIGAEDTFKGVIDLIEMKAIVWNNEAMGAQYDVEEIPADLADKAKEYREKLIEAAAEQDETLMEKYLSGEELSVEEIKKGIKIGCHNMSLIPMLCGSSFKNKGVQTLLDAVVDFLPAPTEVVDIKGIDSKTEEEVHIQSTDNGEFAGLAFKIMTDPFVGQLTFVRVYRGMLESGSYVLNSTKGKKERVGRLLKMHSNKREDIKEVYAGEICAFVGLKDTLTGDTLCDEKNPVILERMEFPEPVIHIAVEPKTKADQEKMGVALGKLAEEDPSFRVSTQEETGQTLIGGMGELHLEIIVDRLKREFKVEAEIGQPQVAFRETIKSSVNKECKYAKQSGGRGQYGHVFIKLEPKEPGSGYEFVNQISGGVIPKEYIPAVDKGIREAMQSGVLAGYPVVDFQVTLYDGSYHDVDSSEMAFKIAGSMAFKDACRAANPVLLEPLMKVEVEVPEEYMGDVIGDLNRRRGQINSMDDRMGLKIVNAFVPLAEMFGYSTDLRSATQGRGTYSMEFDHYGEVPANIAKEIVEKRKG, translated from the coding sequence ATGGCACGAAAAACACCATTAGACAGAATTAGAAATATTGGAATCGCCGCTCATATTGATGCTGGAAAAACAACGACTTCAGAAAGAATCCTTTTTTATACCGGCGTGAGCCATAAAATAGGCGAGGTTCACGATGGCGCTGCGACGATGGACTGGATGGAACAAGAAAAAGAAAGAGGGATTACAATCACTTCTGCGGCAACCACTTGTTTTTGGAAAGATCATCAAATCAATCTTATCGACACTCCTGGACACGTGGATTTTACCATTGAAGTGGAAAGATCAATGCGGGTTTTGGATGGGGCAGTCGCTGTATTTTGTTCCGTTGGAGGCGTGCAACCTCAAAGCGAAACAGTTTGGAGACAGGCAAATAAGTATGGCGTTCCAAGAATGGTGTTTGTCAATAAAATGGACAGAATCGGAGCAAATTTTTATAATGTCGAATCTCAAATCAACCAAAGACTTAAGGCTAATCCAATCCCTATCAATATACCCATAGGTGCAGAAGATACCTTTAAAGGCGTGATTGATTTGATCGAAATGAAAGCGATTGTTTGGAATAATGAGGCTATGGGTGCGCAATATGATGTTGAGGAAATCCCTGCAGATTTGGCAGATAAAGCTAAAGAATACAGAGAAAAGCTCATTGAAGCTGCTGCTGAACAAGATGAAACCTTGATGGAAAAATATTTGAGCGGGGAAGAGTTGAGTGTTGAAGAAATCAAAAAAGGCATTAAAATCGGTTGCCATAATATGAGTTTAATCCCAATGCTTTGCGGGTCATCTTTCAAAAACAAAGGAGTTCAGACTTTATTGGATGCCGTTGTAGATTTTTTACCAGCACCGACTGAAGTTGTAGATATTAAAGGGATTGATTCTAAAACTGAAGAAGAAGTTCATATTCAATCGACTGATAACGGGGAATTCGCAGGGCTTGCCTTTAAAATTATGACCGATCCATTTGTTGGCCAGCTTACATTTGTGCGGGTTTATCGGGGTATGCTTGAATCAGGTAGCTATGTGTTGAATTCTACAAAAGGAAAAAAAGAGCGAGTAGGGCGCTTGTTAAAAATGCACTCTAATAAGCGTGAAGACATTAAAGAAGTCTATGCCGGTGAGATTTGTGCTTTTGTTGGTTTGAAAGATACGCTTACAGGCGATACGCTTTGTGATGAAAAAAACCCTGTTATTCTTGAAAGAATGGAATTCCCAGAGCCTGTTATCCATATTGCTGTAGAGCCAAAAACAAAAGCAGATCAAGAAAAAATGGGTGTTGCTTTAGGTAAGCTAGCCGAAGAAGATCCTAGCTTTAGAGTAAGCACTCAAGAAGAAACTGGGCAAACACTTATTGGAGGTATGGGCGAGTTACATTTGGAGATTATTGTAGATCGTTTGAAGCGAGAGTTCAAGGTTGAAGCTGAAATTGGACAACCTCAAGTTGCTTTCAGAGAGACCATTAAAAGTTCTGTCAATAAGGAATGTAAGTATGCCAAGCAGTCTGGTGGTAGGGGTCAATATGGACACGTATTTATCAAATTAGAACCTAAGGAACCTGGTAGCGGCTATGAATTTGTGAATCAAATTTCAGGCGGAGTTATCCCTAAAGAATATATCCCTGCGGTGGATAAAGGTATTCGTGAAGCAATGCAAAGCGGTGTTTTAGCAGGCTATCCCGTTGTGGATTTTCAAGTGACACTTTATGATGGAAGTTATCACGATGTGGATTCTTCAGAGATGGCTTTTAAAATTGCAGGTTCAATGGCATTTAAAGATGCCTGTCGAGCCGCTAATCCTGTTTTGCTTGAACCATTGATGAAAGTTGAAGTTGAAGTGCCTGAAGAATATATGGGTGATGTCATCGGGGATTTGAATCGTAGGAGAGGGCAAATCAATTCAATGGATGATCGAATGGGGCTTAAGATTGTGAATGCATTCGTTCCTCTTGCAGAAATGTTTGGCTATTCGACTGATTTGCGTTCTGCCACACAAGGAAGAGGAACTTATTCGATGGAGTTTGACCATTATGGCGAAGTCCCTGCCAATATTGCCAAAGAAATTGTTGAGAAGCGAAAAGGCTAA